The following proteins are co-located in the Mycolicibacterium goodii genome:
- a CDS encoding NAD(P)H-binding protein — protein MTHRNQSGYVRKKFAITLITDGSSQMRTIGVTGASGQLGSMVAENLMRKATPAHIVLTSRALTPLLQGFADRGASVRLADFSDRSTLVAAFDGIEDLLIISTDRVGDRLDGHLRAIGAARRAGVRRIVYTSVPQPISENPALVVPDHRATEEALEASGLEWAVLRNNLYADLQRTVIERAAATGRLISNSGAGAAAYVTRGDCAAVAASALTTRRDARGSYDVTGPEAVSAHGLAALAGDTVEVVDVDDAVFLDELTKAGMPDHVAALLTSFGAAIRGGYLATVTEVVENWTHRPPTPLSAVVQ, from the coding sequence TTGACACACCGCAATCAGTCTGGTTACGTTCGGAAGAAATTCGCAATCACACTGATTACAGATGGGTCATCTCAGATGAGGACGATCGGCGTAACAGGGGCCTCGGGTCAGCTGGGCAGCATGGTGGCCGAGAACTTGATGCGAAAGGCGACTCCTGCACACATCGTGTTGACCTCGCGAGCGTTGACTCCGCTCCTGCAGGGGTTCGCGGACCGAGGCGCGTCGGTTCGTCTGGCCGACTTCAGCGACCGATCAACCCTCGTCGCTGCCTTCGACGGTATCGAGGACCTGCTCATCATCTCCACTGATCGCGTCGGTGACCGACTTGACGGTCATTTGAGGGCTATCGGCGCTGCCAGGCGCGCCGGAGTGCGCAGAATCGTCTACACCTCGGTCCCCCAACCGATATCTGAGAACCCTGCGCTGGTGGTTCCCGACCACCGCGCGACCGAGGAGGCCCTGGAGGCCAGTGGACTCGAATGGGCCGTGCTGCGCAACAATCTCTACGCGGATCTGCAACGGACAGTGATCGAACGGGCCGCAGCGACCGGGCGGCTGATCTCCAACAGCGGCGCTGGGGCGGCCGCGTACGTGACTCGCGGCGACTGCGCCGCCGTCGCCGCGAGTGCATTGACCACCCGACGCGACGCACGAGGCAGCTACGACGTCACCGGGCCCGAGGCGGTGTCAGCGCACGGCCTCGCAGCACTTGCCGGAGACACCGTAGAGGTCGTCGACGTCGACGACGCGGTGTTTCTCGATGAGCTGACGAAGGCCGGCATGCCAGACCATGTGGCGGCCCTTCTCACCTCATTCGGTGCGGCGATCCGCGGGGGCTATCTGGCTACGGTGACGGAGGTGGTCGAGAACTGGACTCACCGACCGCCGACACCGCTGTCGGCGGTGGTGCAGTGA
- a CDS encoding RrF2 family transcriptional regulator produces the protein MLTYLAGVRDNRPVTSPELAGSVCTSPEYVRRVMIPLRTAGIVSSTPGANGGWRLAQSAESITLAEIWHLTRGTEPSIAMHAPDPSCMTGRGVQTALTDIEHDVADAVTQRLQHWTIAALLERVARQARP, from the coding sequence GTGCTGACGTATCTGGCCGGCGTTCGAGACAACCGGCCTGTCACCTCGCCCGAGCTTGCGGGCAGCGTGTGCACTAGTCCTGAGTACGTACGCCGGGTGATGATTCCGCTGCGGACGGCAGGGATAGTCAGCTCAACCCCAGGCGCCAACGGGGGTTGGAGATTGGCGCAGAGCGCCGAATCGATCACCTTGGCCGAGATATGGCACTTGACCCGCGGGACGGAACCGTCGATTGCCATGCACGCCCCCGACCCCTCCTGCATGACGGGCCGCGGCGTGCAGACAGCATTGACCGATATCGAACATGACGTCGCCGATGCCGTAACTCAACGTCTTCAACACTGGACGATCGCCGCACTCCTGGAGCGCGTCGCCCGCCAAGCGCGCCCGTAA